The sequence below is a genomic window from Myotis daubentonii chromosome 14, mMyoDau2.1, whole genome shotgun sequence.
GGGCTGGGGAAGGCGGCTGGAGAGCCAGGGCTGTCACACGGACCACAAAGCTGCGATCCAGCCATCCTCCCAGAACCCCCGAGACCTGACGAATGATTCTCTCTGGGCTCCTCGCAGTGACCCCCAGGGCCCTCGCTGTCCCACGGGACCAGTCCTGCCCCAGGCTCGCCCCCCCAGGACAGCCAGGGCTTCTGAGACCTTCCCCgccaccctgcctcctcctgaAACAGAAGCTCCTGCCATTCCACATGAAGCACCTCCACGAGCCAGCTTTAGATCCAGAGAGAAGTCAGAGAGGCGGAGAACAAGAAGGCCGTGCGTgtgtgcgctctctctctctctctctctctctctctctctctctctctctctctcacacacacacacacacacacacacacacacacactcgtgcGCACACGCTTAAAGGCAGCCAGCTGTCAGGGTTGAGAGTCAGAAGAGCCAGAGTCTCATTAGCAGCCTCCTTTCCCTGGTCCCAGAGCAGCGGGATGCGGGCGGGCGTGGGAGGGAGCCTTCTATTCTCTTCTGTCTCCGGGGCCGAGAGACACAGGACCACCCCGTCCACTGCGGGCTGAGACCAAAGGCAGAGCCAGCCCCTTCCTCACCTGTCACCTGGCTGTGTCCCCAagacaccaggccaggcctccagAACCCAGCACAGCACCTGGGCCACACCTCCCTGTGGGCAGCCTGGCATCtctcccagctggcagccagacccAGATGCCTCAGACATCACTGGAgaagcctcctgctccccctctcccccggcCTCCCCGTCCCAGGCAGGAAAGAGGATGGTACTGCCCGCCCCCCTGCTTCAGCCCCACTCCAGGAGAACCAAACCCAGAGCACAGCTGacaggctcccacagggggaagagggggcggcataggaggagggaggaggaagagcttTCATCAAAGAGGTGACGTCAAAACCAGGCAACCTGTGAAGCTGTCAGGGGCCGGGAAATTTGGACAAAAGCGTCTAAAAATAAACCCCAAACCAGGAAAAGGCTTTGGTGGCAGAGTTGCTCGCCACCACGCCACATGCCACGCAGCCTGTTATGAGCTCTGGACCCAGAAAGCCTCTTCCCAGAGGTGGGCTGCAGACTGGCCCTTGAGGTGGAGGATGACACAGACAGAACTGGAGGCCTGGTGAGACCCCACCCAGGAGACatgctagggcagtgatggcgtacctttggagctcggcatgtcagcattttgaaaaaccctaacttaactctggtgccgtgtcacatacagaaatttttgatatctgcaaccacagtaaaacaaagatttgtatttttgatatttattttatatatttaaatgccatttaccaaagaaaaatcaaccaaaaaaatgagttcgcgtgtcacctctgacacgcgtgtcacaggttcgccatgaCTGTGCTAGGGCCTTGGGCACTGATGTCTCCctttctgccctccccaccagccaggcccccagctcctgcctcacCCTGACCCTCAACCTCCAGCCCACTCCACCAGGCAAGCCCATCCTCCCCAGCCTCTCGGCTGCCAGCCCAGCTCCCAAAGGAAACCTgtgtgctgcctcctgccacacAGCCCTCCTGCTGCTCCTTTCTTGACCACCAAGGCCATGGCTGGTCGACCAGGCTCCATTCCCAGACTGCCCCCTTGGCCCCATTCCCACAAGGTCTTGGGCATTGAGAAGAGATGCCAGCAGCCTCTGCCCATCTTCCCGTTCCACAGGCACCTGCCTCACAGGACCCCAGGGTGCTGCCCTCCCagctctccctttcctctcagcTGCCAAGTCCCCCCTGGCTGCACCCACCGCCCCCGACACACTCTCCAGGCCTGTCTCACCTTGATGTAGGCATCCAGGGCAGGATGGACGCGGCGGGTGGCCAGCCAGATGGACATGGCAGTGGTGTAGGGGAAGGTGGCTGTCACCACATGGCTGGGTGCCGGGAAGGAGAACACCTTGAAGCCAAATTTCTGGTAGAGCTGGATGAGCTCGGAGGAGGGTGACTCCTCGCCTTCACTCAGAATGCTGCCCACTGCACAGCGGCACTTCTCGGGGGgcacctgggagggagagcaggggtgTCTGTGTTGAGCAAAGGAAGGAGGTCCTCAGACCTGGGTTCTGTGCCAGCTCAGGCCTGGCGGAACCACCAGCTCCAAGAGACCATGCAGCCCCCGGCACCAGGACAAAGAGCACTGCTTTCTGCTGGGACCCGTTCATGGCCCCGGCCTGTGGCATCTGCTTCAGTCACTGACCACCCCTTCAGTCATTCCTCCAGAAGCacgccaggccctgtgctggctgTAGGGGGCGGCAGGCAGCAAGAGCGCGTGGAACTATGGGTTGCTGATGAGACTGTGGGAGAGCCCGTGCCCCGTTCCCTCAGGCCTCCAGGCCTCCTCTCAGCCCACGCCCCATCCaaggccctgccccttcctggccAGGCCAGAGATGGCTGGTCCCCCTCCAAGTCTCTCTGGGCCCCCAGGACCACCATTCCACTctgctcccctcctgcctcccaccaaCCCCAGCCAGGTGGGTGCCTGTGTGAGTCCCTGACActtcccaggcctgactccaGGCCTGCAAGGCCCAGCACTGGCTTCTCCTCCTGCCACCTGTCTGTACCAGCCCTCGGGCCAAGCCCCCAGAGGTATATACGTTTCTGAATCAAAGAGACTAACCACAGACTGCGTGCTCTCAATCCGGGTTTTCCTTGGTCCCCGGATGCACAGGGCCCACTGACCCCTAAATTTAAACTCCACCTCCACTtgctcctctccccagcccacctcctcagCACCGTGAAGTCCCTGTCACCTGTTCTCGCCTCTGCCCTCCTTCTGGCCTTTCCAAGCCCTGTCAACAAGcccctggggtccctcagctctgctctgccTTTCTGCTCTGGCCACCCCAGCCTGCCCTTGGCGGCTCACTTTGCCTGGCACTTGGGCACCGACTCCAGGCTCTCACCTCTATGCAGTCCCTGGGGGTCACTCCAGCTCCCCGTGGCTCTGGTCCCTTGCTGCCACTTGAATCCCAGGGCATTAGGCCTGGCTGAGGGCTTTAGTGGCAGGAAACATGGTACAGTGGTCAGGACCACATCTCTGGAAAGAGGCAGGCCTGGGCATGAGTCCTGAGTTGTGTGATTCCAAACAAGTTCCTTGGTTTCCTGGAGCCCACTCCCTTGATCTCTACGCACAGAACTGTCCTATTAAACCAGGGGTCcacaaactgcggcccgcgggtatccggcccgccgggtgtttctGCCGCCGCTGCccgtcctgcttagcagccgatgCGTCccggcccgcagtgcgcatgtgtggaacgtctgagggacagtgaactggccccgtttaaaaagtttgaggacctctgtatTAAACACTTTGCATGAGGCCCTAGGCTGGGCCAGGGCTCAGCAGATGCACCATAACTGCTGTCGGTATTAGCAGCTAGGACACAGGCCAAGTAAGTGACCCTTGGCCTAGAATGCCCAACCACCCAACCTCTGAGCAtgtacccccccccaccctccaggtcCACACGCCCCTCAGGGCACCTTGGGTGGCCCAGCGGCACCCGCCCCCCACGCCAGCCTCCACGACAGCACTTTGCTGTAAACTCCTCCTCACATCAAGTCTGGGCCCGAGGCTCCTCTCACCCCGACAGGCAGGGTGCCGGAGATCCCTGCAGTTCCAACTCTTGTCTCTAGATGGTGCCACGGCCCCACTTCACACCCTAAGACGAGGCAGGCCCGAAAGACTGGAGGTTCAGCAGGGTCAGTGCCTGCTGCAAAGCCCACCTTCCCATTCCTGACCCTAGCAGCCTTGCGGGACAAAAGAAAGATCCAATGTAAGTTACATGGACATTTGGACAGGAGGGCACTTCATCTCGCACAACCCCTGGCCCGCCTGGGTTTGGGACCAAGGGTCTTTCCTGGGATCACTTCAGCAGCTCAACATCCTCCTCGGTCCCCAAAAGGCACCAGAACATGTGACAATCCCACTTAGCTAGAACGCTCATGGCTCCCCATTCCCCTCCAGGATGAAACCCAGGCCCAGCATGCAAGGCCATCTCAGTGGCCCACACATGCCCAGAATTGCCCGCACGCTCACTGGCACCATTTCTGCATCCCGAGGTGCCCTCAGGGCCCAGAACCCAGTTGGGCAGGTGCCCACTGCATGTCTGAGTAGCAGGAGGGACAAACCCAGGCTCTGGCCCagctcacctgccagcctcctCTCGCACCCACCCCCGCACAGGCCCACAGCCCTGGCATTTGCAACTCCCTAAACATGCCGTGCCCTCCCGTGCTTCCTGCCTCTGTGTAAGCcacttcctctgcctggaatgtccttCCTCGTCCTACTCCAGAGTCCCTTCTCCTGAGAAACTGCTGCTCACCCTTTAGCTCAACTCTCCTCCTCAAAGCCTTCCATTGCTCCCGCCCAGCAGTCCCTCCTCTGATCCCAGATGCCTGTGagggccccagctggtgtggttcagtggatggagcgttggcctgcggactgaagggtcccaggttcaattctggtcaagggcacatgcccaggttgcgggctcgatccccagtagggggtgtgcaggaggcagctaaccaatgattctctctcatcattgatgtctcttctctccctctctcttcctctctgaaatcaataaaaatatttcttcaaaagagaaaagaaaaaggaagaactccGCTCACAGGTCAGTAAAGCAGCTGGTAAGGAGACGAGGCTCCCGAAATCCTGGAGGCGTCTGGGGCACAGGTGCTCCCTTCCTGCCTGAGCATCCCCTCAATTCCACCAGTGAGGACActtgctgcccctcccctgccctggccagtgactcAGATGCTATTCAGCAAACTCGCCTCCTGCTAAGGAGCCCCAGACTGAGCTGGGTCTGGGAGGAAGCTGAACCGGCACCAGCAAGGAGGTGAGACAGGCCCTCAGACAAGCTGGGAAGTGGCAGGGTTGGTCTCAGAGCAGGGGGGCTCCCTGGGCTCCTAGGCAAGCCAGGCCCGCCTCCAGGGGTATGGCCACTGAGGTGGTAAAGAGCTCAGAAGGTGGGAATGTCCTGATGGAGAGAAACCCCACCCACCTGAGGGAGCCTAGGCTTGCCAATTCCACCTgtctgctcccttcctccctgtcccaGTCATTTCTCTGGGTACCTGTGCCCAGAAGAAGAGCTGGGCCACAACTAGCACCAGCAAGGAGCACCCCAGGGAGAGGGATACAGGGTAGTGGGACCCAGCACTTTGGGTGAAGGTAGGCCCATTCGGAATCTGCCCTGAAAGCAAGACTAGCAGAGGCTCTCCTCTGGGCTGTGAGGCCCCCTGAGTCCTAGTATGTGAGATGGGGCCAGGGGGTCCTGCCTGAAACCTAAAGCTTCGGGTCCCAGCTGGCCCCACTGCCCCTTCTGGAGAGGCCTCACAGGGCCCTGAGAGGCGAGAGTGAAGAGAGGCTCCCGAGAGACCTCACTGTGCTGGAAACTGGACAAGATCGATTATCTTCCAAGAACCAGGAAGGAAAATGATGTCCTCTGGCTCAGGCCAAACCCAGGCCCTGGGTTCAACAGaacggccaggcccaggcccaggcccacaccTGCATAACCTCACTGTCTGCCATTCGCAGGCCCAGAGGGCTGCCTGACTCCTCCCTGGCTAGCCGACCCGGCCCAGAGCTGCCCCAGGTAGGAAGAGCAGGAGCAGGCCCCTTCATTTGCCCGGGTGCCCCCAGCGGAACAGAGCAGCCGCACCTGCCCATGGCTGGAGGCTGAACAGTGGACTCACTTACCCTCCTGAGTCCTACAGGCCAACACACTAAGCCCCGCAGGTCCCACCTCCCTGGGCACTAGTCAGGAAGGACCTGGGCAATGCCAACCCCCAGGTCAGAGGAGAGGACCTATACTTCAGGCTGAGGGGAGCAGAGTCAGCAGGATGCCCATCTCCAGAGTGGGATCCAGGTGCTTTCTGGGAACTCCCACCTAGAAGTCTTCCAGGGCATTGTTCACCCCCAAGCATAATCCTAATACCAGGTGTACCTGACAAGGTGCTCACCACCCGCCCAGTTGCTGTCTTCCACGCATCAGCTCCTTATCTAAACAGCACTGTGTTgcccttggctcagtggatagagcatcagcctgcggactgaagggtcccaggttcaattctagccaagggcacatgcctgggttgcaggctcgatccccaggaggaggtatgcaggaggcagccgatcaatgaccctctctcatcattgatgtttctctctctctctccttctctcttcctctctgaaatcaataaagaaatacatttaaaaaatgaataaataaacagcaCTGTGCAGTAGACACTGTTACCAACGCTGTTTCTGAGACCCAGAGAGCAAAGCTATTCAgcagaggtcacacagccaggcagCGATGGAGTCAGAATTCGAACTCAGGCAGATCAGCTCCAGGCCTATGCCAACAAGCCACAGCCACTGAGAAGCCTGAGGAGTAGGCCCAGGCTAGGGATGGCTTCGCCCTGCGCTGCGCCTCTTCACATGCCCAGGCAGCCTGCAGAGGGCAAGGCCAGAGGGAAGTACAAAGTCCAGAGGCACAGGCCCGCAGAGGCAGGGGCGGGTTCCAGGAGTGCTAGGCACCTACGAGGGCTGCGGACAGGCCTTGTCCTTCTTATTTAGCCCCTAGAAACAGCCACCCTGAGGCAGGGAGTCTCAGAGACCCAGAGGCTCGCCCACCACATCTGGCAGCGGGGAAGCCTTGATTCAGACCCAAGAGGACAAGCCCCAAGTCCGCGCCTGCTGTACCTCGCCTCTCCCCCTTCCAAAGGCAGCTCTGCCGCCCTCCCAGGGCTGCCCACATCGTTAACCAGCAGCGGAGCAAAGGCCTGACTCCATCTGAAGGGACCTGAGGCCATCTTTAGGTACCTGGTAGGGCATGGCCTGAGCCCTCAGGAAACGCCAGCCCAACCCACATTCCCACTATCCGTGGTGAGGGGTCAAACCTGGGAAATCCCACTCCCTCACACCTTTCCAGGCTGCCTGTGACCTtggtgccccctcctccctccacccccccacctcccacccagaaGCTCTGCCAGCCTCAGCCCCTGCAGACCCGGAGACCAGGCTGACCCTCAGTGGCCCGGGGAGAAGGACCTTCAGTGGCAGTCTAGCTATTAAAGGCAGAACCCAAGCGCAACCAGTTCCCCCACCCACTCCATGCCTGGGGCAAGGGCAagcacccctcccaggccttggcCAGGTACTGAACCAGCCGCCCCACCTGCCTCAGCCAGGCTCCCCCAAGGGCAGCGGGCAGGTTGCTTAAACCCCAAACATAGCAGTGAAGGTGACAGCAGCaaagggtggggcaggaggcggactggagggccaggctggcagaCAGGACAGACCCATGGCCACAGTGACAGCAGCCCAGCCACTAGGGCCTGTCCACGGGTCAGAGGTGGGCAGGATCAAGTGAGGTTCTCGAAGGCCTCCCAGCTCCATCCCCCTCCCCTACACCAAGGCTCCCCAGAAAGGAGAGGGCCATCTAGGAGACTGCCAGGGTCTGCCCACTTCTTGCCAGTgctccctctttcctcccccaacctccaccAAGACCCTCAGGGATGGAGAACAGAATATCCTTCCTCCTGCCCATAAGAACCACTGGCTCAGTCCTTACAGCTCCTCCCACCTGGCACTCCAGGATACAGGCTGACTGATATGCATACATTAACcaacctacctacctacctgcctgccgATCTCTAGGATACATATGCTCCAGCAGCCTCTGATATGAATGTGTCCGCAGCAATCGCCATGATCTCGCCTTGACGGTGCCCTTTCCTGTTACTTCCTGGGCCTATAGCCAGACCAGGTGAGGCCAGTCTGGGAACCAGCCTCCCCGTGGCCAGCTGAGGCCTGGAAGGGGCGTGGCTAGGGAGCTGTCAGTGGCTTAGGGGGTGGGCAGCTGTCAGGGCTCAGTCAGGTGGCCCGCCTCTCAGCGGGTCACTCACTGCCCGACTGACTGTCAGAGCCTGAAAtagtctcccttcctccccacgtTCACAGAGACGCGGGTCTGGCTCccgctgggctgagctggggagggaggaagaggggatgGGACACTCACACAGCTCAGCAGACAGcctgtcccttccttccctgAACCACACATGCAGGGCCCCACGTTGGCcactgctggggggcgggggcgggggcggggggcgggcagcctGGGAGCAGAAAGCTTGGATTCCTAGGCTCCCTTAGGACCGGATGGGGCCTCTCGTCCAGGCTCCCCTGACACCCTCCACTGAGTGGGTCTGAGGGCGGGGCTCCTTGGTCCCCAtagtgcccagtgcccagcagaGTGGCACAATATTTGTTGGTTAGAAGCAAAGAAGTATGAGTGACCTGAGTGAGAGAGGTGCCTCagctcctgccacctcctctgcagtctcctctgtggcctcaggtcccacaGACAGCCATGAACTCCTAGAGGTCCGGAGTTCCCCGAAGCTTCTGGGATCTCTGCCAGCTCCCCGAGTAGGTGAGGACTAAGTGTCAGGATGTGACCCAACTCCGAATGGGGATGCAGGTACCCTAGAGTGACCCAGGCCTGGGGGGGACAGGACCAGAGGGGCCACTCTGACCTATACGTTCACCCTCTGCCTGGTCACCAGGACTCAGCCTAAGCACTCAGCACACCTCATTAGCATGCGTGTCTTTCCCAcccttttttattgttgctgtgAAATATCTGTTGAGGGCCAGGTGCTGGGGTGAATGCCTCACCTATGCCACTGAATTTATCCCTTGCCAGCCCTACCTATGAAGGCAGGTATTTTTAACACCCCTCTGCAGATGAGGAAgtggagactcagagaggttatgaaaagcccaagatcacacaacaGGACAGTGAAGAGACGGAACCAGAATCCTGAAATGCTGGCCTTGAGGCTATCTACCCAGGCGATATTTCCAGGCCATGGTCCCCAAACTGGCACCCAAGTCAGGCTGTACCCACTAACCCCGTTGGCCACAGGGTCTACCACGCTTCCAGGAAGCTGTATGGTGGGCTGTGTGGTGGAAGCAGTGGCTGGGGTCAGgaggctcagtggagagtgtcaCATGCCAGGGTTCCTCTATCTCACTTTTCCCTGACCAGCCCCAGCACAGACCGCAGGGAACCTGCTGCCTCAGCCACTCCCCCTCCTGGAATGAGCCCCTCCGACCCGAGGCAAAGTGCTGCTTCCGAAACAGGTGGGAAGCCACAggacgctccccccccccccccccaggccttacAGAGGCCGACTGGGCCAGGGGTGGAAGGGGCAGGGACTTACACAAGAGACCGCTGCAGGGGTGGGGTCGGGCACCCTGCCCAGGAGCTTTCCACGGGCCTGCCCCATCTCACTTGGGTCCCAGTGCTTTCGACCTCCCACTTACTACATcacccagctgtgtgacctcaaaaCCTTAATGTCTACTCACCCCCTCACCAGAGCCCAGCCCAATATCCTCCATGGCCTCTCTGCctcatctccttccttcctccacctGCCACCCAGTAGCTTCCTAAATCGCAGATGGCAAACTGTGctgcacctttccttcctccactGCCTGCCCATAAACCCTTCTGCTCTTTCTCCACTCCCCGGCTGGGTCCTGCCACACCTCCCAGTCACCTCTATGTCTGCAGGCCCTGCTGCTGCGGTTCCCTTAGCCACGAGGCCCTTCCTGGCAGAGCAAAATCCCACTCGGGCAGAAGGCCCAGCTGAAAGCtagcacctctctgagcctccctggCAGACGTGAGGCACCCTCCTCCAAACCCACAGCTCTAAGTTCTGTGGGCACGGAGCACAGTGCCTTGTTGGAGATTCATTTGTGTGAACCTGACTCGCCAACCGCATGAAGCTTCCTGAGGGCGGGGCCACATCTGCTCATCTCCAGGGTGCGGGTGTAGAGCAGAAGCAGGCACAGAGAGAGCCAGCACACCCTTGTTTTGACTGAATGCCCCAGTGAGGCCTGGTCAGGAGACAATGGGTAGGCTGTGGGCCTTGCCCACGTGAGCTCTCCAGGCGAGGAAACCAGAGCCGGGGATTCCAAATGCCTGGTCTGCCGAGGCTCAGAGCTGGAGGCTGAAGAGCCCTTCGCAGGGGTGCCAGCCCATGCGGCTGTGGCACCGCCCCGGCATTGCAGGAGGCCACATTGGTGAGCCCTGACTCACCGCAGGCTGTACGTACAGCTGGACGCCCACAGGGTGCCAGTGATGCCGGCTTAGTCTCTGGCCCCAGCATCTTAGACATTCTGGGCAGCTCACTTGGTTCCACTTGCCCCCAAGGCCCTCTCCAAACCAGGCAGCTTGACATTCAAAGCGATGCCTTATAAACAGGTCAGGGGTCGCCAGAAAGacgcggggtggggggtgggattcCAAGTCCCAGGCTCAGAGCCTACCCCCTCAGACCTTGAGAGCCTGCCGCCACAGCAGGAGAGCTGAAAAAGAGAAGGCACAGAAATACCACAAAATGACCCCAAACTGAGGGCAGGATCTGAAAGGCCTGGCCTTACAGCACTGGCCGCACATGGGGGTGAAAGAAGGAGGGACaacaagaggaggaggcagcggaTGAAAGCCTGGCTAGGGCCTCCTACTGGGATGTCCCCTGCACTCCGAGGTCCATAGGTAGCCACGAGCCCGGGGGACGGGACCTGGGCAAGAGGAAACCAGCACACACTCCTAGGAGGGAACAGAAGTCCAGGCTAAATCTGTCTGGAGGGAGCTTTGAGCTCAGAGAGGAGGGGTTTGCAAGGCCAACTCAAACATTTTCCCACCACTTCCTTAGACACTAAaatgcccctcccccaacaaGCCCTGCCCCATGCCCGTCCACGGGGCAGAAGTCCAGTCGGGGCCCAGAAGGCTCCTTACCGTGTGTGGGTTGTCATAGTAGACGGCGATGGAGCGGAGCCTGGGGCAGACACTGCAGCTCTCCGTGAAAAGCCGCCCTGTCTCGCTGTAGGGCCCCACGTGGAACTTGTAGGCCACAGTGACATTGCGGAAGGGGGGTGAGCCGGCACTCACTGCTaccccagccagcagccctgaGTACCTGGCCAAGGCCAGCAGAGTCAGCAGCAGCAGTAGAGTCAGGCCCCCAATGAGGCCCAGCAGTAGCAGGTNNNNNNNNNNNNNNNNNNNNNNNNNNNNNNNNNNNNNNNNNNNNNNNNNNNNNNNNNNNNNNNNNNNNNNNNNNNNNNNNNNNNNNNNNNNNNNNNNNNNNNNNNNNNNNNNNNNNNNNNNNNNNNNNNNNNNNNNNNNNNNNNNNNNNNNNNNNNNNNNNNNNNNNNNNNNNNNNNNNNNNNNNNNNNNNNNNNNNNNNGAAAAGGCTGCTGGAAGTGGAGACACACAACAGGGAGAAGCAACAGTTACTCATCCCTGGCCTGAGCGGTTCATCCCATGGAAGAGGAGTGCTGGcctggcgggggaggaggggaaccACACCTGGGgtccctgtcccttcccaccCCAACATCTCCAAGTgtttagaatttaatttttatggttCTGATCTCCCGTACCAGGTAGTTCATAGAAAGGCATCttgggagggtgtgtgtggccgcctcttttttcctttttgtgtgtatgtCACTTATCTGAcaattctccctcctccccactggccttCCCCCATTCCTCCTATTCCTATAATACAAACAATAAAGACATTCAtttcacgggggtgggggggggtgggaacaCACAGGAAAAGCAAACTATCCAGGAACAGGCCCATGGGCACCACAGAAGCTGGTGTGTGAGCCCTTCAAGGCAGACGGCCCAGCCCGCcagccctggtgggggggggggggagcatgtgaccccaaatatttaaaatttaaaagttttgggCGTGCTGAACATCAACACTTGAACCCAATGGGAAACCTAGCTCTATGGAATAACTGGTTCCCTGTGGGTTCTGTCTGTCAAAACCTTTTGCTGAAATACTGTCTTTGGAGTCAACGTGCACACAGAACGTTGAAGCCCCTGGTGTCTTGACGCAGAGGTGTCTCCCACTGGGGTTCACACCCATGGGGTCCTGCCCCCACAGCCGCACCATCCTTTGGACGCAATTTCCTGTCCTGCTCAACTGGCCCCGGTCAGTTTTGCTCCTCCGTTTTCTTTGATGGtgctggtgatgatgatggtgatggatcGCCCACGAAGTACTTAACTAGATGCCAGGCATTGTCTACGTGTTAAAACGCGGCTGCTTCCTTAATCCTCGGAACAAGGCAGGGACGGCTTAGGACGTCAGTGGTTAGAGAGGAAGACACTTGCCCGAGGCCACACAGGTGCCAAACAGACCAGGACCACAATGCAGGCGGAGGGCGGGCGCCAGCAGCCTCATGCCTCCTTTCCCACTTTCCCTGTCCTCCCTGGTGACAGGCTTTCCAGAAAGGCCCACGCGTTTCACCCACACTGGGCATCTCGGAggcccaggctctgggctgggcgcTGTGTCCCCTCGCCCAGCTGCCTTGGGAGTGACCAGCCCCCTGTCCGACCTCCCCTCTGGGCTGCACACTCCCTGTCCCCTCCAGGAACGTAGTTCgcacctttctcttcctctcacgTCCTGAAGGCTCAGAAAAGGGGGGACATGAGCCTGAGGGCCCAGAGCTGCCATCAGCCCAGGAAGGGCAGGCGGGGGAGCAAGTGACcgaggagggggggcgggggcgcggcgggGGGCTCACCGGGAAAGCCAGGCTCCCTTTCAGCGGCTCATGGCATTCAGCGCGGCTGGGACCCGGCGCTCCGtgctgggggcagagaggggaggcgCTGAGCCGGAAAGCCAAGCCCACGGGCGCCCCCAGCAGAACCGCGCCCCTCGTCACAGGGCTGCGGCCTCGCCACCACGTCCCCTTCGGGAAATCGGAAGCCAGGCTCGGCCTCACCAAGTCCAcggccccagggcccagctccgGCCCCGGAACAGCTCCTGCCTCGGGGTGCCAGGCGGCGGTGCCGCGCGGGCTTCCTGGAGCCGCTCCGTGCGGCGCGCTGGCCCGTGAAGGGCCCCGTCGTGGGCGCGGCGGGCCGGGCTGCGAGGGCCTCGGGCTCCTGGCGccccctctgccccgcccctTTCTCCTCGGCCTCGACCGCAGGGGACCCCAGGTACCCCTGCAACTTC
It includes:
- the TEX264 gene encoding testis-expressed protein 264; amino-acid sequence: LLLGLIGGLTLLLLLTLLALARYSGLLAGVAVSAGSPPFRNVTVAYKFHVGPYSETGRLFTESCSVCPRLRSIAVYYDNPHTVPPEKCRCAVGSILSEGEESPSSELIQLYQKFGFKVFSFPAPSHVVTATFPYTTAMSIWLATRRVHPALDAYIKERKLCAHPRLEVYQQDQIYFMCPLARQGDFYVPEVKETERKGRGPAEASDAQLDGTGADTLSDASSVSLEVGPGSRETSAATLSPGVSSRSWDDSDTRSEHSYSESGASGSSFEELDLEGEGPLGDPRLSPEAEPLGAPKWPRELSTPEKGEE